From Schizosaccharomyces pombe strain 972h- genome assembly, chromosome: II, the proteins below share one genomic window:
- the mis13 gene encoding MIS12/MIND complex Mis13/Dsn1: protein MKRKPEEQEGFVFVRKGKEKAGSKRRKSSVEDDPDTSQTDGLVELPVSDTPIVKRNKELRKGKGRRSSLDQRGKRASSIGTGFEALPHADVPSHEYYRHISKDLSEPLRIKQLLLWASSKALEEQRKKYGETEEASEAAIARSIVQEVLNELLANKVSVSWYQRPPDAVIPNKPHPQNLKNAQLVDELSAKLTQLHNEEAAWRAVAANSVSSDKSILSFKKAVESIDSKQDLDKQDSPLPPDDAPELPNISKLKPKFHTLLDMLAENIHTLHSLTNAGPEVRSSYGRLAAQDFIAHRKSLLSFSKYVDTMNLLRLLSEASYKSSSNESV from the coding sequence ATGAAACGAAAGCCTGAAGAGCAGGAAGGATTTGTATTCGTTAGGAAgggtaaagaaaaagctgGTTCtaaaagaaggaaatcATCTGTGGAGGATGATCCAGATACCTCCCAAACCGATGGGTTAGTTGAGCTACCCGTGTCTGATACACCAATTGTGAAGCGAAACAAAGAACTTCGCAAGGGTAAAGGAAGAAGGAGTAGTCTTGACCAACGGGGTAAGCGTGCTAGTAGCATTGGTACTGGATTTGAAGCTTTACCACATGCAGATGTTCCATCGCATGAATACTATCGCCATATATCCAAAGACTTATCCGAACCTTTACGTATCAAACAACTTCTCCTTTGGGCTTCTTCAAAGGCCTTAGAagagcaaagaaaaaaatacgGTGAAACGGAGGAAGCCAGTGAGGCAGCTATTGCTAGATCAATAGTTCAAGAAGTTCTTAACGAATTATTGGCTAATAAAGTTAGTGTTAGTTGGTATCAAAGACCACCTGATGCTGTAATTCCTAATAAACCTCATCCTCAAAATCTCAAAAATGCTCAGCTAGTGGACGAACTGTCGGCAAAGCTTACCCAACTCCATAATGAAGAAGCTGCATGGCGGGCTGTTGCTGCTAATTCCGTCAGTTCAgataaatcaattttatcttttaaaaaagctgTAGAATCCATAGATTCTAAACAAGACCTTGATAAACAGGACTCTCCATTACCCCCAGATGATGCACCAGAACTTCCTAATATAAGTAAGCTGAAACCAAAATTCCACACTCTCCTGGACATGCTTGCTGAAAATATTCATACCTTGCATTCTTTGACTAACGCTGGACCTGAAGTCCGATCATCATATGGTCGCCTTGCTGCCCAGGATTTCATAGCCCATCGTAAAAGTTTGTTGTCCTTCTCCAAATATGTGGATACTATGAATTTATTAAGGCTTTTATCAGAAGCTTCCTATAAATCTTCCTCAAACGAATCAGTTTAA
- the ade7 gene encoding phosphoribosylaminoimidazolesuccinocarboxamide synthase → MALLKTSLDAPFTKIATGKVRDLYECVEFPDDLLFVATDRISAYDFIMENGIPEKGKVLTKISEFWFDVLKPHVQTHLITSRWEELPPVITKHEELKDRSMLVKKYKILPIEAIVRGYITGSAWKEYQKQGTVHGLNVPTGMKEAEAFPEPLFTPSTKAAEGHDENIHPDEVSKIVGPELAKQVAETSVKLYKIARDVALKKGIIIADTKFEFGVDETTNKIVLVDEVLTPDSSRFWLASDYTVGKSPDSFDKQYLRNWLTANNLANKPNVSLPEDVVEATRRKYVEAYEMITGKKWSY, encoded by the coding sequence ATGgcattattaaaaacttcGTTGGATGCTCCATTCACTAAAATTGCTACCGGCAAAGTCAGAGACCTGTATGAGTGTGTAGAATTTCCCGATGATCTTTTGTTCGTAGCAACAGACAGAATAAGCGCCTATGATTTTATCATGGAGAACGGCATCCCTGAGAAGGGAAAGGTTTTGACAAAAATTTCAGAATTTTGGTTTGATGTTTTAAAACCTCATGTCCAAACTCATTTGATTACTTCTAGGTGGGAAGAATTACCTCCTGTTATCACGAAGCATGAAGAGTTAAAGGATAGATCCATGCTCGTTAAGAAATACAAGATTCTTCCTATCGAAGCTATTGTTCGTGGCTATATCACTGGAAGTGCTTGGAAGGAATATCAAAAGCAAGGGACTGTTCATGGCCTTAACGTACCTACAGGAATGAAAGAGGCAGAGGCCTTCCCTGAACCCCTTTTCACCCCCAGCACCAAAGCTGCCGAAGGCCATGATGAAAACATTCATCCTGATGAAGTCAGTAAAATTGTTGGACCTGAATTAGCCAAACAAGTTGCTGAGACTTCTGTAAAGCTTTACAAAATAGCCCGTGATGTTGCATTAAAGAAGGGAATCATCATTGCCGATACgaaatttgaatttggGGTTGATGAAACCACAAATAAGATTGTGCTTGTTGATGAGGTATTGACACCCGATTCATCCCGTTTCTGGCTTGCATCTGATTATACTGTTGGAAAATCTCCCGATAGTTTCGATAAGCAATATCTTCGAAACTGGTTGACCGCTAATAACCTTGCCAATAAACCCAACGTTTCTTTGCCCGAAGATGTCGTTGAAGCTACTCGTAGAAAGTATGTTGAAGCTTATGAAATGATAACTGGAAAGAAGTGGTCTTACTAG
- the meu18 gene encoding protein meu18 produces the protein MIYINFYELYNIKNIRPLIPSFHVCLLIMFLILYSQEILSFFFMCSKFSMNSLKFCVLFSFKTVYSLLKLIKTLIRKLLYCFHYALDLFADEYKVTANDKHYDYRLKSHRIKDKITTKCKGTTKYFNSRHFEIKNAVENLPSFSSNLTTIGNNLRIFWKNGKIRCIKLTCTPDAEIVNFTSNPNRYRFYETNMQELIRKTICEKSDKAIEKTFLCAQLFKTFCEDGVLQTFQPGFIQLDIASNLQEIKKGTKEYSLKSLEMTTTKESNETLCSNDSKHRIARLKNEDNTQKPISKKRKSKKASHKYLSSRTAPNVDFGNFAKERHRENDVSELYSKTKRTSKIRELYKEIGYDKNEFIHELRENEGPSVLYDSGLDQNGTNYDDAFAAPEAISIEKYVSINEEDPKSPKKETSYQVQEKLSQFFQEEMIHLLEMGEACTSRESQKTRKKNLKENIRKQRTTSTAIRDIAIKFLDDAKCETEDSTNLTNREGEAEKTLNTQPWKNLIENFISELQAEEEENNITEWSDIISVRNDEENQIYELPTCQLETNLLV, from the coding sequence ATGATTTACATAAACTTTTATGaattatataatataaagaaTATCCGGCCACTTATACCAAGCTTTCATGTTTGTCTTCTAATTATGTTCTTGATTTTATATAGCCAAGAAATACttagttttttctttatgtGTTCTAAGTTTTCGATGAATTCTCTAAAATTCTGTGTGCTATTCTCTTTCAAAACAGTTTACAGTCTGCTCAAGTTAATAAAGACGCTAATTAGAAAGCTGCTTTACTGTTTTCATTATGCGTTGGATTTATTTGCAGATGAATACAAAGTTACAGCCAACGATAAACACTATGATTATAGGCTAAAATCCCATCgtataaaagataaaataacCACAAAATGCAAAGGTACGACCAAGTATTTTAATTCACGCCATTTCGAGATTAAGAATGCTGTTGAAAACCTTCCATCATTCAGCAGCAATCTAACTACTATTGGAAACAACCTaagaattttttggaaaaatggaaaaatcCGTTGCATCAAATTGACATGCACACCGGACGCAGAAATAGTAAATTTTACATCAAATCCAAATCGTTATAGGTTTTATGAAACGAATATGCAAGAACTCAttagaaaaacaatatgCGAAAAATCCGATAAAGCGATAGAAAAAACGTTTTTATGCGCTCAACTCTTCAAAACATTTTGCGAGGATGGCGTACTGCAAACCTTTCAGCCTGGATTTATTCAACTAGACATCGCATCAAATTTAcaagaaataaagaaaggCACTAAAGAATATAGCCTTAAAAGTCTCGAAATGACCACCacaaaagaaagcaatgaGACATTATGTTCCAATGACTCCAAACATAGAATCGCacgtttaaaaaatgaagataaTACCCAGAAACCTATTAGCAAAAAGAGGAAGTCTAAAAAAGCTTCCCATAAATATCTTAGCTCAAGAACTGCTCCCAATGTTGACTTTGGCAATTTCGCAAAGGAAAGGCACAGAGAAAATGATGTTTCAGAGCTTTACTCCAAGACTAAAAGgacttcaaaaattagGGAACTATACAAAGAAATTGGTTATGACAAGAATGAGTTTATTCATGAATTGCGCGAAAATGAGGGTCCATCCGTTCTCTACGATTCTGGATTAGATCAAAATGGCACGAATTATGATGACGCTTTTGCTGCCCCGGAAGCCATAAGCATTGAAAAGTATGTTAGCATAAACGAAGAAGATCCCAAAAGTCctaaaaaggaaacaagTTACCAAGTACAGGAAAAACTttcacaattttttcaagaagAGATGATTCATCTGCTAGAAATGGGTGAAGCCTGCACATCTCGAGAGTCGCaaaaaacaaggaaaaagaaCTTAAAGGAGAACATTAGAAAGCAACGAACTACGAGTACTGCTATTAGGGACATTGCCATAAAATTTCTCGATGACGCCAAATGCGAAACAGAAGACTCAACAAATTTGACGAATAGAGAAGGTGAAGCAGAAAAGACACTAAATACACAACCTTGGAAAAATCTAATTGAGAATTTTATATCGGAGCTTCAAGCcgaggaagaagaaaacaatatcACAGAATGGTCAGACATAATCTCCGTCCgaaatgatgaagaaaatcaaatttacgAACTTCCTACTTGTCAATTGGAGACCAATTTGTTGGTATAG
- the stn1 gene encoding telomere cap complex subunit Stn1, protein MLENENQLTHQFPTLSRWNPMFISDVHKISFHPHLQRYIGFWMGFPIRWIQIVGYIAAIDIYEGKHVLTVDDCSGMVLRVVFIIQDDFSMSKRAISMSPGNVVCVFGKINSFRSEVELIAQSFEELRDPNDEWKAWQKRMRYKKNLTKISKNHHSIIRTPKKSYFPKDHAKELLKCIRQMCKLNVQAGFTIEELIIYLKAKELHLPLVHIFNVENEIVENCDGNHILALNFSLQTLLQHGRIVRKSNSVYMLVTSKDIIRFVIPLMASGLLEAHKVQSIVRDSNPMFITLPLSAIAKHICQFLLRTKGKWRQAKKYTWVRDNQFV, encoded by the exons ATGctagaaaatgaaaatcaacTAACGCATCAATTTCCTACATTATCAAGATGGAACCCCATGTTTATTAGCGATGttcataaaatttcatttcatcCACATTTACAGC GATACATTGGCTTCTGGATGGGATTTCCCATAAGATGGATTCAAATTGTTGGCTATATTGCGGCAATTGATATTTATGAAGGAAAGCATGTTTTAACAG TGGATGATTGTAGCGGGATGGTATTGCGTGTCGTGTTTATTATTCAAGATGATTTTTCAATGTCAAAAAGAGCAATATCTATGTCTCCTGGAAATGTTGTCTGTGTCTTTGGAAAGATAAATTCTTTCCGATCTGAGGTTGAATTAATTGCTCAGTCGTTTGAAGAACTTCGTGATCCAAATGATGAATGGAAGGCATGGCAGAAAAGGATGagatacaaaaaaaatttaaccaAAATCTCTAAAAATCACCATTCAATCATTCGCACACCCAAGAAATCCTATTTTCCTAAAGATCATGCGAAGGAGTTACTTAAGTGCATAAGGCAGATGTGTAAATTAAATGTGCAAGCTGGATTTACAATTGAAGAactcattatttatttaaaagcaaaagagTTGCACCTCCCACTTGTTCATATATTCAACGTCGAAAATGAAATAGTAGAGAACTGTGATGGAAATCACATACTGGCGCTTAATTTCTCTTTGCAAACATTACTACAACATGGGCGGATTGTGAGAAAGTCAAATTCAGTTTATATGCTTGTCACTTCAAAAGACATAATACGCTTTGTGATTCCTCTGATGGCAAGTGGTCTTCTCGAAGCCCACAAGGTTCAAAGCATAGTGAGAGATTCCAACCCAATGTTTATCACACTCCCTCTTTCTGCGATTGCTAAACACATTTGTCAATTTTTGCTTCGTACAAAAGGGAAATGGAGGCAAGCAAAGAAATATACCTGGGTGCGAGATAATCAGTTTGtataa
- the mim2 gene encoding protein mim2, with the protein MAEVLDLEIDPISDGEDDTYSSELDDDLKDSIEQLERVLCLVVFPLLGKFLGRKFAFHAWARWLERRRLVSN; encoded by the exons ATGGCCGAAGTTTTAGATCTTGAAATTGACCCAATTTCAGATGGAGAAGATGATACCTATTCTAGTGAATTGGATGATGATTTAAAGGATTCCATTGAACAATTGGAACGAGTTTTATGTTTGGTGGTGTTCCCGTTGTTAGGAAAGTTTCTTGGTCGTAAATTCGCATTTCATG CATGGGCTCGCTGGTTAGAACGGAGGCGCTTGGTtagtaattaa
- the rib4 gene encoding 6,7-dimethyl-8-ribityllumazine synthase has translation MFSGIKGPNPSDLKGPELRILIVHARWNLQAIEPLVKGAVETMIEKHDVKLENIDIESVPGSWELPQGIRASIARNTYDAVIGIGVLIKGSTMHFEYISEAVVHGLMRVGLDSGVPVILGLLTVLNEEQALYRAGLNGGHNHGNDWGSAAVEMGLKALY, from the exons ATGTTCAGTGGTATTAAAGGCCCTAACCCTTCAGACTTAAAG gGACCAGAATTGCGCATTCTTATTGTCCATGCCCGCTGGAATCTTCAAGCCATTGAGCCTCTTGTTAAGGGTGCCGTTGAGACCATGATAGAAAAACATGATGTGAAGTTGGAGAATATTGACATTGAAAGTGTTCCGGGAAGTTGGGAACTTCCTCAAGGTATTCGTGCTTCCATCGCCCGCAATACATATGATGCTGTTATTGGCATTGGCGTTTTAATCAAAGGTTCCACCATgcattttgaatatatttCAGAAGCTGTTGTTCATGGTCTTATGCGCGTTGGCCTTGATTCAGGTGTTCCCGTCATTCTAGGTCTATTAACAGTTTTAAATGAAGAGCAAGCTCTTTATCGTGCAGGTTTGAATGGTGGCCATAACCATGGAAATGATTGGGGATCAGCTGCTGTAGAGATGGGATTGAAAGCTTTGTATTAA